The Malus domestica chromosome 13, GDT2T_hap1 genome includes a window with the following:
- the LOC103424035 gene encoding uncharacterized protein, with amino-acid sequence MECGDHQKVCNPDFEFLSSNASSHAMLFADELFFDGKLLPFWQKQHAEQLAKLNLKTKDVEGDENEEVVNKEESRWSWFVDDDPSPRPPKCTVLWKELLRLKKQRASSLSPSSSSSSSSSSLNSLADVATRTDQEKEGNKEKYMKKIKKGLERTRSASIRIRPMVNVPICTQVKSNALPPLFPLRKGRVLGR; translated from the coding sequence ATGGAGTGTGGTGATCACCAAAAGGTATGTAACCCGGATTTTGAGTTTCTCTCGAGCAATGCGAGCAGCCATGCCATGTTGTTTGCAGATGAGCTATTTTTCGATGGGAAGCTCCTACCCTTTTGGCAAAAGCAGCACGCCGAACAGCTCGCGAAGCTTAACCTCAAGACCAAGGATGTCGAGGGAGATGAGAATGAGGAGGTGGTGAACAAGGAGGAGAGCCGATGGAGTTGGTTTGTGGACGATGATCCATCTCCGAGGCCACCTAAGTGCACAGTTTTGTGGAAGGAGCTACTAAGACTGAAGAAACAACGCGCTTCATCATTGTCCCCGTCTTCCTCATCCtcgtcttcctcttcttccttgaaCTCGTTGGCGGATGTAGCTACAAGGACGGATCAAGAGAAGGAAGGGAACAAAGAGAAGTatatgaagaagataaaaaaaggGTTGGAAAGAACAAGATCAGCAAGCATAAGAATAAGGCCAATGGTAAATGTGCCAATTTGCACACAAGTGAAGAGTAATGCCTTGCCACCTTTGTTTCCTCTCAGAAAAGGAAGAGTGCTAGGGAGGTAG
- the LOC103453100 gene encoding probable membrane-associated kinase regulator 1: MESSRTRKDPTNDMTKPNPHPHRRHLHQKSQTLPPSPSHSFHSSSSSSDFEFTISLSPRKSSNAICPADELFYKGQILPLHLSPRLSMVRNLRLPSSASYSTFSDTTTSRDSTGSSSNESRDSTSSFASDLVLLADQSCDSSRRDSSVAEENNEDSLFKRAFNYNNNKYVSVHSNDSVSKKKYFSLSIFSSVFKKEPKVQKNNTTDPHNNAANPATAGLGSNNAVKPKRMSTTAKEVISKYLKKVKPLYEKLSQKQQQQQQQMGGRGGGLGIMTTTSISTPKTSDKCTGVATARNNNTDCGSNNHVLVSHSFSGNLRYPRRREHISSCPSSMRGSPSHSGVLSRTSGLTGSGGGGASSSTSSYGDRSSMEELQSAIQGAIAHCKNSLVHGKSTITMVSHEI, from the coding sequence ATGGAGTCGTCGAGGACGAGAAAAGATCCGACCAATGATATGACCAAACCCAATCCTCACCCTCACCGCCGTCACCTccaccaaaaatcacaaacacTACCACCCTCACCCTCCCACTCCTTccattcctcctcctcctcctccgatTTCGAGttcaccatctctctctctcctcgcaAATCCTCCAACGCCATCTGCCCCGCCGACGAGCTCTTCTACAAAGGCCAGATCCTCCCACTCCACCTCTCCCCTCGCCTCTCCATGGTCCGCAACCTCCGCCTCCCCTCCTCCGCATCCTACTCTACCTTCTCCGACACCACCACGTCGCGTGACTCCACCGGCAGCTCCTCCAACGAGTCACGTGACTCCACCTCCTCTTTTGCCAGCGACCTCGTACTCTTGGCCGACCAGTCATGCGACTCCTCCCGCCGCGACAGCTCTGTCGCCGAGGAAAACAACGAGGACTCGTTGTTCAAGCGCGCCttcaactacaacaacaacaagtaCGTGAGCGTCCACTCCAACGACAGCGTTTCGAAgaagaagtacttttccttgtCGATATTCTCCTCCGTGTTTAAGAAGGAGCCGAAAGTACAGAAGAACAACACGACAGATCCTCACAACAACGCTGCCAACCCCGCCACGGCGGGACTCGGGTCTAACAATGCAGTGAAACCTAAACGCATGAGCACTACTGCCAAGGAGGTTATTAGTAAGTACTTGAAGAAGGTGAAGCCCTTGTATGAAAAACTCTcccaaaaacaacaacaacaacaacaacaaatggggggaagaggaggaggattgGGGATCATGACCACAACATCAATATCAACACCGAAAACATCCGACAAATGCACGGGGGTGGCGACGGCGAGGAACAATAATACAGATTGTGGTTCTAACAATCATGTATTAGTTTCTCATTCCTTCTCGGGTAACCTCAGGTACCCAAGAAGAAGAGAGCACATTTCTAGCTGCCCTTCTTCAATGAGGGGATCCCCGAGCCACTCTGGGGTTCTTTCCCGCACTTCGGGTCTAACGGGCTCGGGTGGTGGCGGCGCTAGTAGTAGCACGTCGTCGTACGGCGACAGATCGTCGATGGAGGAGCTTCAGAGTGCAATTCAAGGCGCAATTGCTCATTGCAAGAACTCCTTGGTTCATGGCAAGAGCACTATAACAATGGTCAGTCATGAGATTTGA